One Defluviimonas aquaemixtae DNA window includes the following coding sequences:
- the miaB gene encoding tRNA (N6-isopentenyl adenosine(37)-C2)-methylthiotransferase MiaB, which translates to MSKKLYIKTYGCQMNVYDSERMAEAMGAEGYVTTDVAEEADMVLLNTCHIREKAAEKVYSDLGRLKPLKAAKPDLKIGVAGCVAQAEGEEILRRMPLVDLVVGPQSYHRLPAMAKAAGKGEKSVVTDFPEEAKFDHLPERPKAAVRPTAFLTVQEGCDKFCAFCVVPYTRGAEVSRPAGRIMAEARGLVEKGVREITLLGQNVNAYHGSAADGDWSLARLARELAKIDGLDRIRYTTSHPNDMADDLIAAHGEEEKLMPYLHLPVQSGSDRILKAMNRRHTAESYIRLIEKIRAARPDMLISGDFIVGFPGETDADFAATMDLIRTVNYGMAYSFRYSARPGTPAAEKEPVPADVADARLQELQALLAGQQRAAQEAMVGREVSVLFEKPGRLPGQMVGKSDYLHAVHVKTDARTGEIARVRVAESAPNSLGGEIVR; encoded by the coding sequence ATGTCCAAGAAGCTCTACATTAAGACCTATGGCTGTCAGATGAACGTCTACGACAGCGAGCGCATGGCCGAGGCCATGGGCGCGGAGGGCTATGTCACGACCGACGTGGCGGAAGAGGCGGACATGGTGCTTCTGAACACCTGCCACATCCGCGAGAAGGCGGCCGAGAAGGTCTATTCCGACCTCGGGCGGCTGAAGCCCCTGAAGGCCGCGAAGCCCGATCTGAAGATCGGCGTGGCCGGTTGTGTGGCGCAGGCCGAGGGCGAGGAGATCTTGCGCCGCATGCCGCTCGTCGATCTCGTCGTCGGGCCGCAGAGCTACCATCGGCTGCCCGCGATGGCGAAAGCGGCGGGCAAGGGCGAAAAGTCGGTCGTGACCGACTTTCCTGAAGAGGCCAAGTTCGACCACCTGCCGGAGCGGCCGAAGGCCGCCGTGCGCCCGACCGCGTTCCTGACCGTGCAGGAAGGCTGCGACAAGTTCTGCGCATTCTGCGTGGTGCCCTATACGCGAGGGGCAGAGGTGTCGCGTCCTGCCGGCCGGATCATGGCCGAGGCGCGGGGGCTGGTGGAAAAGGGAGTGCGCGAGATCACGCTGTTGGGCCAGAACGTCAATGCCTATCATGGGTCTGCGGCGGACGGTGACTGGTCGCTTGCGCGCCTGGCGCGCGAACTCGCGAAGATCGACGGACTCGACCGCATCCGCTACACGACATCGCATCCCAACGACATGGCGGACGACCTCATTGCCGCGCATGGCGAGGAGGAAAAACTCATGCCCTATCTGCATTTGCCGGTGCAGTCGGGGTCGGACCGCATCCTTAAGGCGATGAACCGCAGGCACACGGCTGAGAGCTACATCCGACTGATCGAGAAGATCCGCGCCGCGCGGCCCGACATGCTGATTTCGGGCGACTTCATCGTCGGGTTTCCGGGCGAAACCGATGCGGATTTCGCGGCGACGATGGATCTGATCCGCACCGTGAATTACGGCATGGCCTATTCGTTCAGGTATTCCGCCCGCCCCGGTACGCCCGCAGCCGAGAAGGAGCCGGTGCCCGCCGACGTTGCAGATGCGCGGCTGCAGGAACTGCAGGCGCTTCTGGCCGGACAGCAGCGCGCCGCACAGGAGGCGATGGTGGGGCGTGAAGTCTCGGTCCTCTTTGAAAAGCCGGGTCGCCTGCCGGGTCAGATGGTCGGGAAGTCGGACTATCTGCATGCGGTGCATGTGAAGACCGACGCCAGAACTGGCGAGATCGCGCGGGTGCGTGTCGCGGAAAGCGCGCCGAATTCGCTGGGGGGCGAGATCGTCCGCTGA
- the lnt gene encoding apolipoprotein N-acyltransferase — protein sequence MVALVGAGVAAGQAPWELWYIALPAFAVLTAIVARETDPLRTVWLGWIGGAGYFAATLFWIVEPFFVDVARHGWMAPFALLLMAFGMALFWGLAAWVASLGRGPGLRALGFALGLVATDLARGYVFTGFPWALLGHVWIGTPVMQAAAWVGPVGLSLAFAVPAALPMLGRRVLPRFALGFVGAAVIGALWWAGTERLAAPEPPGDPSIRVRLIQPNAAQALKWRGDMWRIFLERQMEQTALPAEKPLDLIIWPESAIPFLLERSGALFEDIARASGGVPMAAGIQRAEDLRYFNSLAFADGSGRITEVYDKWHLVPFGEYVPFGDLFARVGIAAFAAQAGNSYSAGPGARIVDLGPLGKVLPLICYEAVFPQDLNAAEGRADWILQVTNDGWFGNVAGPYQHFAQARLRAVEQGLPLLRAANTGITAVIDAKGRVHQSLALNTQGVIDADLPAALPPTPYVRTGDVPATIFVAVALLALGLGRRRISD from the coding sequence TTGGTCGCGCTGGTGGGTGCGGGCGTCGCGGCGGGGCAGGCGCCATGGGAGCTTTGGTACATCGCGCTGCCGGCGTTCGCCGTGCTCACGGCGATTGTCGCGCGCGAGACGGACCCGCTGCGCACCGTCTGGCTCGGCTGGATCGGCGGTGCGGGCTATTTCGCGGCCACCCTCTTCTGGATCGTCGAGCCGTTTTTCGTCGATGTCGCGCGTCATGGCTGGATGGCGCCCTTTGCGCTCCTGCTCATGGCATTCGGCATGGCGCTCTTCTGGGGTCTTGCGGCGTGGGTCGCATCGCTCGGGCGCGGACCGGGGCTTCGCGCGCTGGGCTTCGCGCTGGGGCTGGTGGCGACGGACCTGGCGCGCGGCTATGTCTTCACGGGCTTTCCTTGGGCGCTTCTTGGCCATGTCTGGATCGGCACGCCGGTGATGCAGGCGGCGGCCTGGGTCGGGCCGGTCGGGCTGAGCCTGGCTTTCGCGGTTCCGGCTGCGCTTCCCATGCTGGGACGCCGCGTGCTGCCCCGGTTTGCGCTTGGCTTCGTCGGCGCGGCTGTGATCGGTGCGCTTTGGTGGGCGGGGACCGAACGGCTTGCCGCGCCGGAGCCGCCGGGCGACCCTTCGATCCGGGTGCGGTTGATCCAGCCCAACGCCGCGCAGGCGCTGAAGTGGCGCGGCGACATGTGGCGCATCTTTCTCGAACGCCAGATGGAGCAGACCGCGCTGCCCGCCGAGAAGCCGCTCGATCTCATCATTTGGCCCGAGAGCGCGATTCCGTTCCTGCTCGAACGCTCCGGTGCGCTCTTCGAGGATATCGCGCGCGCGTCGGGCGGTGTGCCGATGGCGGCGGGCATCCAGCGTGCCGAAGATCTGCGCTATTTCAACAGTCTCGCCTTCGCCGATGGCAGCGGCCGGATCACCGAAGTCTACGACAAGTGGCATCTCGTTCCGTTCGGCGAATATGTCCCGTTCGGCGATCTCTTCGCTCGTGTCGGTATCGCGGCGTTCGCGGCGCAGGCGGGCAACAGCTATTCCGCCGGGCCGGGCGCGCGGATCGTCGATCTCGGGCCGCTCGGAAAGGTCCTGCCGCTTATCTGCTACGAAGCCGTCTTCCCGCAGGATCTGAACGCGGCGGAGGGGCGCGCGGACTGGATATTGCAGGTCACGAACGACGGCTGGTTCGGCAACGTCGCCGGACCGTATCAGCACTTCGCCCAGGCGCGGCTGCGCGCGGTCGAGCAGGGATTGCCGCTTTTGCGGGCGGCCAATACTGGGATCACGGCGGTTATCGATGCGAAGGGGCGTGTGCACCAGTCGCTGGCGCTGAACACCCAAGGCGTGATCGACGCGGACCTGCCGGCGGCGCTACCGCCGACGCCTTACGTGCGGACGGGCGACGTTCCGGCAACAATCTTCGTCGCCGTGGCGCTATTGGCGCTGGGCCTGGGGCGCCGCCGCATATCCGATTGA
- the aroA gene encoding 3-phosphoshikimate 1-carboxyvinyltransferase — protein MSGHGEPIPMTARKSGPLRGVAEVPGDKSISHRALILGALAVGETTVTGLLEGQDVLDTAEAMRAFGAEVTRTGEGAWSVHGVGVGGFAEPKQVIDCGNSGTGVRLIMGAMATSPVTATFTGDASLNKRPMGRVTDPLTLFGAHAYGRRGGRLPMTVVGADDPVPVRYAVPVPSAQVKSAVLLAGLNAPGQTIVIEKDATRDHTERMLRGFGAELTSEDRAEGRVITLTGQPELRPQTVAVPRDPSSAAFPVCAALIVEGSDILVPGVSQNPTRNGLYTTLVEMGADIAFENPREEGGEPVADLRVRASTLKGIEVPEERAASMIDEYPILSVVAAFADGTTVMRGVKELRVKESDRIDAMARGLEACGVGIEEEEDVLIVHGMGPKGVPGGATAKTRIDHRIAMSFLILGLAARKPVGIDDGAPIATSFPVFENLMKGLGADIGRAER, from the coding sequence ATGTCCGGCCACGGCGAACCGATTCCGATGACCGCACGCAAGTCGGGCCCGCTCAGGGGCGTCGCCGAGGTGCCGGGTGACAAGTCGATCTCGCACCGCGCGCTGATCCTCGGCGCGCTGGCAGTGGGCGAGACGACCGTGACAGGGCTTCTGGAGGGGCAGGACGTGCTCGACACCGCCGAGGCGATGCGCGCCTTCGGGGCCGAGGTGACGCGGACGGGCGAGGGCGCGTGGTCCGTGCACGGCGTGGGCGTGGGCGGCTTCGCCGAGCCCAAGCAAGTCATCGACTGCGGCAATTCGGGCACCGGGGTCAGGCTCATCATGGGGGCGATGGCGACCTCACCCGTTACGGCGACATTCACGGGTGACGCCTCGCTCAACAAGCGGCCGATGGGGCGCGTGACCGATCCGCTGACGCTCTTCGGCGCGCATGCATACGGGCGACGGGGCGGGCGGCTGCCGATGACCGTCGTCGGCGCGGACGATCCGGTGCCGGTCCGCTACGCCGTTCCCGTGCCTTCGGCGCAGGTGAAATCGGCCGTCCTGCTGGCGGGTCTGAACGCCCCCGGCCAAACCATCGTGATCGAGAAAGATGCGACGCGCGATCATACCGAACGCATGCTGCGCGGCTTCGGAGCAGAGCTGACGTCCGAGGACAGGGCAGAGGGCCGCGTCATTACGCTGACCGGGCAGCCGGAGCTCAGGCCCCAAACCGTCGCCGTCCCGCGCGACCCGTCCTCGGCGGCCTTTCCGGTCTGCGCGGCGCTGATCGTCGAAGGCTCCGACATCCTCGTGCCGGGAGTCAGCCAGAATCCGACGCGCAACGGGCTCTACACCACCCTCGTCGAGATGGGTGCTGACATCGCCTTCGAGAATCCGCGCGAGGAAGGCGGCGAGCCGGTAGCCGACCTGCGCGTGCGCGCCTCGACGCTCAAGGGCATTGAGGTGCCGGAGGAGCGGGCTGCAAGCATGATCGACGAATATCCGATCCTGTCCGTAGTGGCGGCCTTTGCCGACGGTACGACCGTGATGCGCGGCGTGAAGGAGCTGCGGGTGAAGGAAAGCGACCGGATCGACGCGATGGCGCGCGGGCTCGAGGCCTGCGGCGTCGGGATCGAAGAGGAAGAGGACGTTCTGATCGTCCACGGCATGGGGCCGAAGGGGGTGCCGGGCGGGGCGACCGCGAAGACCCGTATCGACCACCGGATCGCGATGTCCTTTCTCATTCTAGGCCTTGCGGCGCGGAAACCCGTCGGCATCGACGACGGCGCGCCCATCGCGACCTCATTTCCCGTGTTCGAAAACCTGATGAAGGGCCTCGGGGCCGATATAGGGCGGGCCGAGCGGTGA
- the ybeY gene encoding rRNA maturation RNase YbeY, translated as MEPLVDILIEEPRWQDLGIERIADRAARATLDALGLGAEGFMISLLACSDARIAELNAGFRDKPQPTNVLSWPSEERGAVAAGGPPAALSPGAPEMPVELGDIAIACEICEREAAEQGKTLEDHVTHLIVHGILHLLGYDHVREGDARLMEAAEIGILAKLGVTDPYETNDATTA; from the coding sequence ATGGAGCCACTGGTTGACATATTGATCGAGGAGCCGCGCTGGCAGGACCTCGGGATCGAACGGATCGCTGATCGGGCGGCTCGCGCGACGCTTGACGCTCTGGGTCTCGGGGCCGAGGGGTTCATGATCAGCCTTCTGGCCTGTAGCGACGCCCGCATCGCTGAACTCAACGCCGGTTTCCGCGACAAGCCACAGCCGACAAACGTGCTCTCTTGGCCGTCGGAAGAGCGTGGAGCGGTCGCCGCGGGTGGCCCTCCCGCCGCGCTGTCTCCCGGCGCACCCGAGATGCCCGTAGAGCTTGGCGACATCGCCATCGCCTGTGAGATCTGTGAGCGGGAAGCCGCCGAGCAGGGCAAGACGCTGGAAGACCATGTCACTCACCTGATCGTGCACGGTATCCTGCATCTTCTTGGCTATGATCATGTCCGCGAAGGCGACGCGAGGCTGATGGAGGCGGCCGAGATCGGGATACTTGCCAAACTGGGTGTTACTGACCCATATGAAACTAATGACGCGACAACCGCGTGA
- a CDS encoding hemolysin family protein, with amino-acid sequence MGESSDGSTMAQDAPDSSDSTEQRGFFGRILEAFSPTDAESESADQRHSEPTSRPNGQVLHGIGNLRRMRVEDVAIPKAEIVAVPVTAKLDELVSQFRESGFSRLPVFKGTLDNPLGLIHLKDLALQQAFTDPKPRFELRKMLRPLLYAPPSMPIGVLLQKMQSERTHMALVIDEYGGVDGIVTIEDLIETVLGEIEDEHDTSENGLWQEEKPGQYIVQARAPLDEFEAEIGVKLAGEEEDEEIETLGGLVFMLVGRVPARGEVIPHDSGAEFEVIDADPRRIKRLRVRLAQAAA; translated from the coding sequence ATGGGCGAATCCTCGGACGGGTCTACGATGGCGCAGGACGCGCCCGACTCTTCAGACAGTACGGAGCAGCGCGGCTTCTTCGGACGTATCCTGGAAGCTTTCTCTCCCACGGACGCGGAATCGGAAAGTGCCGACCAAAGGCATTCGGAGCCAACCAGCAGGCCCAACGGCCAAGTCTTGCATGGCATCGGCAACCTGAGACGGATGCGCGTCGAGGACGTGGCGATCCCGAAGGCTGAGATCGTGGCGGTGCCCGTGACCGCCAAACTCGACGAATTGGTCAGCCAGTTCCGCGAATCGGGTTTCTCGCGGCTGCCAGTCTTCAAGGGCACGCTCGACAACCCGCTGGGGCTTATCCATCTCAAGGACCTCGCGCTTCAGCAGGCGTTCACGGATCCCAAGCCGCGATTTGAGTTGCGAAAGATGCTGAGGCCGCTGCTTTACGCGCCGCCGTCGATGCCGATCGGCGTGCTCCTGCAAAAGATGCAGAGCGAGCGGACGCATATGGCGCTTGTCATTGACGAGTATGGCGGCGTCGACGGAATCGTCACGATCGAGGACCTGATCGAGACCGTGCTCGGCGAGATCGAGGATGAACACGACACGTCCGAAAACGGGCTGTGGCAAGAGGAAAAGCCGGGACAGTACATCGTCCAGGCCCGCGCGCCGCTGGATGAGTTCGAAGCCGAGATCGGCGTGAAGCTTGCCGGCGAGGAGGAAGACGAAGAGATCGAGACGCTCGGCGGTCTCGTCTTCATGCTGGTCGGGCGGGTGCCCGCGCGCGGCGAGGTAATTCCACATGACAGCGGCGCCGAGTTCGAGGTGATCGACGCCGATCCGCGCCGCATCAAGCGGCTGCGCGTTCGCTTGGCACAGGCTGCCGCCTGA
- a CDS encoding (d)CMP kinase, whose product MIFTVAIDGPAAAGKGTVSRAVAERFGFAHLDTGLLYRAVGAKSGAEGDPVAVARRLEPADLDRDDLRTAGAGQAASRVAAIPEVREALVAFQRLFARREGGAVLDGRDIGTVICPEAEVKLFVTASDEVRARRRWIELSGKGDTLTEAEVLADLRARDRRDAERAVAPLKPADDAVLLDTSELTIEAAIARAVAEVEARMS is encoded by the coding sequence ATGATTTTCACCGTGGCGATCGACGGGCCCGCAGCGGCGGGGAAAGGCACGGTTTCGCGTGCCGTTGCTGAGCGTTTCGGCTTTGCCCATCTCGACACCGGGCTTCTTTACCGGGCGGTCGGGGCCAAGTCGGGCGCGGAGGGCGATCCGGTCGCGGTAGCCCGCCGGCTTGAGCCCGCCGATCTGGATCGCGACGATCTCCGCACCGCCGGGGCGGGGCAGGCGGCGAGCCGCGTCGCCGCGATCCCCGAGGTGCGCGAGGCGCTCGTCGCGTTCCAGCGGCTCTTCGCCCGGCGCGAGGGCGGCGCTGTGCTCGATGGCCGCGACATTGGCACAGTGATCTGTCCCGAGGCGGAGGTGAAGCTGTTCGTCACCGCCTCGGACGAGGTGCGCGCCCGCCGCCGCTGGATCGAGCTGAGCGGGAAGGGCGACACCCTGACCGAGGCCGAAGTGCTGGCCGATCTCAGGGCACGCGACCGGCGCGATGCCGAACGTGCCGTGGCTCCGTTGAAGCCGGCCGATGATGCGGTTCTGCTCGACACGAGCGAGCTGACGATCGAGGCCGCCATCGCGCGCGCAGTGGCCGAGGTCGAGGCCAGGATGTCCTGA
- the metK gene encoding methionine adenosyltransferase, with amino-acid sequence MSRQNYVFTSESVSEGHPDKVCDRISDAVLDAFLSEEPNARVACETFATSGMVVIGGEVGLSDEERLKNFMGRIGQIARDCIKDIGYEQEKFHWNTCHVLNFLHEQSAHIAQGVDRDGAGDQGIMFGYAVDETPELMPAPIQYSHAILRRLAEVRKSGKEPSLRPDAKSQLTLRYEDGQPVEVTSLVLSTQHADESQSSDDIRAIVEPYIREVLPKGWLSEKTEWWVNPTGTFVIGGPDGDAGLTGRKIIVDTYGGAAPHGGGAFSGKDPTKVDRSAAYAARYLAKNVVAAGMARRCTLQLSYAIGVAKPLSIYVDTHGTGEVEPDAIEAAVGKVMDLTPRGIRTHLELNKPIYSRTAAYGHFGREPDNEGGFSWEKTDLAEDLKKAV; translated from the coding sequence ATGAGCCGTCAGAATTACGTCTTCACCTCCGAAAGCGTGTCGGAGGGGCATCCGGACAAGGTCTGCGACCGCATTTCGGACGCCGTCCTCGACGCCTTCCTGTCAGAGGAGCCAAATGCGCGGGTCGCCTGCGAAACTTTCGCGACATCCGGCATGGTGGTGATCGGTGGCGAAGTCGGTCTCTCCGATGAGGAGCGGCTGAAGAACTTCATGGGCCGCATCGGCCAGATCGCCCGCGACTGCATCAAGGATATCGGCTACGAACAGGAGAAGTTCCACTGGAACACCTGTCATGTGCTGAACTTCCTGCACGAACAATCCGCCCATATCGCCCAGGGTGTCGACCGCGACGGGGCGGGAGACCAGGGGATCATGTTCGGCTACGCCGTCGACGAAACGCCCGAGCTGATGCCGGCGCCGATCCAGTATTCCCACGCGATCCTGAGACGCCTCGCCGAGGTCCGCAAATCGGGCAAGGAGCCGTCGCTCAGGCCGGACGCGAAGTCGCAGCTGACGCTGCGCTACGAGGACGGTCAGCCGGTCGAGGTGACGTCGCTGGTGCTGTCGACGCAGCATGCCGACGAAAGCCAGAGCTCGGACGACATCCGCGCCATCGTCGAGCCCTACATTCGCGAAGTGCTGCCCAAAGGTTGGTTGAGCGAGAAGACCGAGTGGTGGGTGAACCCGACGGGCACCTTCGTGATCGGCGGGCCGGACGGCGATGCAGGTCTCACCGGCCGCAAGATCATCGTCGACACCTATGGCGGGGCTGCACCTCATGGCGGCGGCGCGTTTTCGGGCAAGGACCCCACGAAGGTCGACCGCTCGGCCGCCTATGCGGCCCGCTACCTCGCCAAGAACGTGGTCGCGGCCGGCATGGCGCGGCGCTGCACGCTGCAGCTGTCCTACGCGATCGGAGTCGCGAAGCCGTTGTCGATCTATGTCGATACCCACGGCACAGGCGAGGTCGAACCGGATGCGATCGAGGCGGCGGTCGGCAAGGTGATGGACCTCACGCCACGCGGCATCCGCACGCATTTGGAGCTCAACAAGCCGATCTATTCCCGAACGGCGGCCTATGGGCATTTCGGCCGCGAGCCGGACAACGAGGGCGGCTTTTCCTGGGAAAAGACCGATCTGGCCGAAGATCTGAAAAAGGCGGTCTGA
- a CDS encoding glycosyltransferase family 2 protein — protein MTFASLDDFLAGAAELLAKGPVALIFAEDAVEIASSVRHHANIGFAEVIVFLPEALAIPAETEEAAHWVRHDSYARDQVVDAVNAVAAAAPPSTWLYYCYNAEYLFFPFCEDRRIGEMLAFHAEERRAAMLCYVVDLYAPDLDRDPNAVNLNDAMLDRSGYYALGRPDPATGHPKERQLDFFGGLRWRFEEHIPKASRRIDRIAIFRPRPGLSLREDHTFNVEEYNTYACPWHHNLTAAIASFRTAKALKTNPGSMFDIWNFTWHNSAPFEWRSQQLMDLGLMEPGQWF, from the coding sequence ATGACCTTCGCCTCACTTGACGACTTCCTGGCAGGAGCTGCCGAACTTCTGGCCAAGGGGCCGGTCGCGCTGATCTTTGCGGAGGACGCGGTGGAAATCGCCTCGTCCGTCAGGCACCACGCGAATATCGGCTTTGCCGAGGTCATCGTCTTCCTGCCCGAAGCGCTCGCCATCCCGGCCGAGACGGAGGAGGCCGCGCACTGGGTGCGCCACGACAGCTATGCGCGTGACCAGGTCGTGGACGCGGTCAACGCCGTGGCCGCCGCCGCTCCGCCAAGCACGTGGCTCTACTACTGCTACAACGCGGAATACCTCTTCTTCCCGTTCTGCGAGGACCGCAGAATCGGCGAGATGCTCGCCTTCCATGCCGAGGAACGGCGTGCCGCCATGCTGTGCTATGTCGTCGACCTTTACGCTCCGGATCTCGACCGCGACCCGAACGCCGTGAACCTCAACGACGCGATGCTCGACCGGTCGGGCTACTACGCGCTCGGCCGGCCGGACCCCGCGACGGGGCACCCCAAGGAACGCCAGCTCGATTTTTTCGGCGGGCTCCGGTGGCGGTTCGAGGAGCATATTCCAAAGGCGAGCCGGCGCATCGACCGCATCGCGATCTTCCGCCCGCGGCCGGGCCTCAGCCTGCGCGAGGATCACACGTTCAACGTCGAGGAATACAACACCTATGCCTGCCCTTGGCACCACAACCTGACCGCCGCGATCGCCTCGTTCCGCACGGCGAAGGCCCTGAAGACCAACCCCGGAAGCATGTTCGATATCTGGAATTTCACTTGGCACAATTCCGCCCCGTTCGAGTGGCGCTCGCAGCAGCTCATGGATCTCGGGCTGATGGAGCCGGGGCAATGGTTCTGA
- a CDS encoding PhoH family protein yields MGISALTPPPHPEDLHETLLEFSDNRLLIDLCGEFDRNLAQIEHQLGVHILRRGNQVAVVGSVEARGRAASVLEALYAKLETGRPIDAGEIDAAIRMGEGGAVDATSLDEQLEMFHGGKFEIRTRKKQIEPRTEAQKAYVKNLFSNELAFGIGPAGTGKTYLAVAVGVTMLIGGHVDRIVLSRPAVEAGERLGFLPGDMKEKVDPYMQPLYDALNDFLPAKQVIKLMEEKRIEIAPLAFMRGRTLSNAFVVLDEAQNATTMQMKMFLTRLGEGSRMVVTGDRTQIDLPRGVQSGLTDAERILKDVKGVAFNYFTAKDVVRHALVARIIEAYDRDDDGATG; encoded by the coding sequence TTGGGCATCAGCGCCTTGACCCCGCCGCCGCATCCCGAAGATCTGCATGAGACTCTTCTGGAATTTTCCGACAACCGGCTTCTGATCGACCTGTGTGGCGAATTCGACCGCAACCTGGCGCAGATCGAACACCAGCTCGGGGTTCACATCCTGAGGCGCGGCAACCAAGTGGCGGTGGTGGGCAGCGTCGAGGCGCGAGGTCGCGCCGCATCCGTTCTGGAAGCCCTCTATGCCAAGCTCGAGACCGGGCGCCCCATCGACGCGGGCGAGATCGACGCCGCGATCCGCATGGGAGAGGGCGGCGCCGTCGACGCCACGAGCCTCGACGAACAGCTCGAGATGTTCCACGGTGGCAAGTTCGAGATCCGCACCCGCAAGAAGCAGATCGAGCCCCGGACCGAGGCCCAGAAGGCCTACGTCAAGAACCTTTTCTCGAACGAACTGGCCTTCGGCATCGGCCCGGCCGGGACCGGCAAGACCTATCTCGCCGTCGCCGTGGGCGTGACGATGCTGATCGGCGGCCATGTCGACCGCATCGTCCTGTCGCGCCCGGCGGTCGAGGCGGGCGAGCGGCTCGGCTTCCTGCCGGGCGACATGAAGGAGAAAGTCGATCCCTACATGCAGCCGCTCTACGACGCGCTGAACGATTTCCTGCCGGCCAAGCAGGTGATCAAGCTCATGGAGGAAAAGCGGATCGAGATCGCACCACTGGCCTTCATGCGCGGCCGCACGCTGTCGAACGCCTTCGTGGTGCTCGACGAGGCGCAGAACGCCACGACCATGCAGATGAAGATGTTCCTCACCCGCCTCGGCGAGGGCAGCCGCATGGTCGTCACCGGCGACCGGACGCAAATCGACCTGCCTAGGGGCGTCCAATCCGGCCTGACGGATGCCGAACGCATCCTAAAGGACGTCAAGGGCGTCGCCTTCAACTACTTCACCGCCAAGGACGTGGTGCGCCACGCGCTCGTGGCCCGCATCATCGAGGCCTATGACCGTGACGACGATGGAGCCACTGGTTGA
- the trmB gene encoding tRNA (guanosine(46)-N7)-methyltransferase TrmB — protein sequence MTDDTKTQHEWRNFYGRRHGKTLRESQKAYLSEDLEALRPRGVTFEENPDRAPIDLAKLFGDDRPVWLEIGFGGGEHMVHMAARFPEVGILGCEPFINGVAMLLGKIRAAGATNLCVHPGDVRDLFDVLPNGSVEKVFLLYPDPWPKKRHHRRRFVTPEHLGPLARVMKPGAEFRVATDIPDYVRQTLEEVPLAGFELVAEGCEAWAGWLSTRYEQKALREGRVPHYLTFRRL from the coding sequence ATGACCGACGACACCAAGACCCAGCACGAATGGCGCAATTTCTACGGCCGCCGCCATGGCAAGACGCTCCGCGAGAGCCAAAAGGCCTATCTCTCGGAAGATCTGGAGGCGCTGCGCCCCCGGGGCGTCACCTTCGAGGAGAATCCGGACCGTGCGCCCATCGACCTCGCCAAGCTGTTCGGCGACGACCGGCCCGTCTGGCTTGAGATCGGCTTTGGTGGAGGCGAGCACATGGTGCACATGGCCGCGCGCTTTCCCGAGGTCGGCATCCTCGGCTGCGAGCCGTTCATCAACGGCGTCGCGATGCTTCTCGGCAAGATCCGCGCTGCGGGGGCTACGAACTTATGCGTCCATCCCGGCGATGTGCGCGATCTGTTCGACGTCCTGCCCAACGGGTCGGTTGAGAAGGTGTTCCTGCTCTACCCGGACCCGTGGCCGAAGAAGCGTCACCATCGCCGCCGCTTCGTGACGCCCGAACATCTCGGGCCCCTGGCCCGCGTGATGAAACCCGGCGCCGAGTTCCGGGTCGCGACCGACATTCCCGACTACGTCCGCCAGACACTCGAAGAAGTGCCGCTTGCGGGCTTTGAACTGGTCGCGGAGGGGTGCGAAGCATGGGCGGGCTGGCTGTCCACGCGCTACGAGCAGAAGGCGCTGCGCGAAGGGCGCGTGCCGCATTACCTCACCTTCCGGCGGCTTTGA